From a single Miscanthus floridulus cultivar M001 chromosome 8, ASM1932011v1, whole genome shotgun sequence genomic region:
- the LOC136469151 gene encoding 3-ketoacyl-CoA synthase 6-like, with the protein MPPPRTLLHCGSSAQLKWLKPLYLMLRPRAVYLVDFACFRTESNCRVPFATFLEHSRVWPGFDERSVWFMTWLLERSRLLEGACLPYVQHYIPSSCDLESSSAEAELVIFSAIDDLLAKNGRRERA; encoded by the coding sequence ATGCCGCCTCCCCGCACCCTCCTCCACTGCGGCTCCTCGGCGCAGCTCAAGTGGCTGAAGCCCCTGTACCTGATGCTCCGGCCACGCGCGGTGTACCTGGTGGACTTCGCGTGCTTCCGCACCGAATCCAACTGTCGCGTCCCGTTCGCGACGTTCTTGGAGCACTCCCGCGTGTGGCCAGGCTTCGACGAGCGCAGTGTCTGGTTCATGACGTGGCTGCTAGAGCGGTCTAGGCTCCTGGAGGGGGCGTGCCTGCCGTACGTGCAGCACTACATCCCGTCGTCGTGTGACCTCGAGTCCTCCAGCGCCGAGGCCGAGCTCGTCATCTTCTCCGCCATCGACGACCTGCTCGCCAAG